The following are encoded in a window of Mycobacterium sp. ELW1 genomic DNA:
- a CDS encoding GNAT family N-acetyltransferase has translation MTSLPPTGSRVSIRHRLPAGTTPPMSDVIGELLADDPVIVVRTKSDGVVEVRPADVVAVRELSVVPVRTSEIRNLEHAAALAWPGTEQSWQDGWLLRAAGGYTSRANSAVPLDFSSNITALPAIVKWYAQRGLEPWLALPERLLPIRVDGIKHTRVMVTDVTATEPDEAVTFLPSPNAEWLACYERDVPPEVLTAVVDGEVVFAATAGAAVGRGAITTAPDGTRWLGISAVHVDAEHRRRGHARRLCVALLDWGARGGADRAYVQVLSDNSGAIMLYHSLGFRLHHHHRYVDARSLSPRTL, from the coding sequence ATGACCAGCCTGCCGCCGACCGGCAGCCGAGTGAGCATTCGTCACCGCCTGCCCGCGGGCACCACGCCGCCGATGTCCGACGTGATCGGTGAGCTGCTGGCGGACGACCCGGTGATCGTGGTGCGCACCAAGTCCGACGGGGTGGTGGAGGTTCGCCCGGCTGATGTGGTCGCGGTACGGGAGCTCAGCGTGGTTCCCGTACGAACCTCCGAGATCCGCAACCTCGAGCATGCGGCCGCGCTGGCATGGCCGGGCACCGAGCAGAGCTGGCAGGACGGCTGGCTGCTGCGGGCCGCGGGCGGCTACACCAGCCGAGCCAACTCGGCTGTACCACTGGACTTCTCGTCGAACATCACCGCGCTGCCCGCGATCGTCAAGTGGTACGCGCAGCGTGGCCTGGAGCCGTGGCTGGCGCTGCCGGAGCGGCTGCTGCCGATTCGCGTTGACGGCATCAAGCACACCCGGGTGATGGTCACCGACGTCACCGCCACCGAGCCGGACGAGGCGGTGACCTTCCTGCCGAGCCCGAATGCGGAATGGCTGGCCTGCTATGAGCGCGACGTGCCGCCCGAGGTACTGACGGCGGTGGTCGACGGCGAGGTCGTGTTCGCCGCGACGGCCGGCGCCGCGGTCGGGCGGGGGGCGATCACCACCGCACCGGACGGCACCCGCTGGCTGGGTATCTCGGCCGTGCACGTCGACGCCGAGCACCGCAGGCGTGGGCACGCCCGCCGGCTGTGCGTGGCCCTGCTCGACTGGGGCGCGCGGGGCGGCGCCGACCGGGCGTACGTGCAGGTGCTGAGCGACAACTCGGGCGCGATCATGCTGTATCACTCGCTCGGTTTTCGGCTGCATCATCACCACCGCTACGTCGATGCCCGGTCTTTGAGCCCCCGTACGCTGTAG
- a CDS encoding exodeoxyribonuclease III produces MRLATWNVNSIRARVDRVVDWLGRADVDVLAMQETKCADDQFPTMPFLEAGYEVVHCGFNQWNGVAIASRVGFDDVQVGFDGQPSWGKDADAKAEARALAATCGGVRVWSLYVPNGRTLADPHYQYKLEWLAALRNTAESWLLDDPQAPIALVGDWNIAPTDEDVWDITVFDGATHVSEPERKAFNDIVETRFTDVVRPFTPGPGVYTYWDYTQLAFQKRRGMRIDFILGSPALANRVTHAEIVKDERRPGKKGDPAPSDHAPVLVDVRR; encoded by the coding sequence TTGCGCCTGGCCACCTGGAACGTGAATTCGATTCGCGCGAGGGTGGACCGGGTCGTGGACTGGCTCGGCCGCGCCGACGTCGATGTGCTGGCCATGCAGGAAACCAAGTGCGCTGACGACCAGTTCCCCACCATGCCGTTCCTGGAAGCCGGCTACGAGGTGGTGCACTGCGGGTTCAATCAGTGGAACGGAGTGGCGATCGCCTCCCGCGTCGGCTTCGATGACGTCCAGGTCGGCTTCGACGGCCAGCCCTCATGGGGCAAGGACGCCGACGCCAAGGCCGAGGCCCGCGCCCTGGCGGCCACCTGCGGCGGCGTGCGGGTGTGGAGTCTGTACGTGCCCAATGGCCGCACCCTGGCGGATCCGCATTATCAGTACAAGCTGGAATGGCTTGCAGCTCTGCGTAATACAGCGGAGTCGTGGCTGCTCGACGACCCTCAGGCGCCGATCGCACTGGTCGGCGACTGGAACATCGCGCCGACGGACGAGGACGTCTGGGACATCACCGTGTTCGACGGCGCCACCCATGTGTCGGAACCGGAACGCAAGGCGTTCAACGACATCGTCGAGACCAGGTTCACCGACGTGGTGCGCCCCTTCACCCCCGGCCCCGGTGTCTACACCTACTGGGATTACACCCAGCTCGCGTTCCAGAAGCGTCGCGGCATGCGCATCGACTTCATCCTGGGCTCACCGGCATTGGCGAACCGGGTGACACACGCCGAGATCGTCAAGGACGAACGCCGTCCTGGCAAGAAGGGCGACCCCGCGCCCAGCGACCACGCGCCGGTGCTGGTCGACGTGCGCCGCTGA
- the thiC gene encoding phosphomethylpyrimidine synthase ThiC, with amino-acid sequence MTDLFVDPTVTTGPIAGSTKIYRDGVPFRRVNLTNDEHLDLYDTSGPYTDADAVIDLHAGLPARPGIVTDRGTQLQRARAGEITAEMAFIAAREGVDAELVRDEVARGRAVIPANHRHPESEPMIIGKAFAVKVNANIGNSAVTSSIAEEVDKMVWATRWGADTIMDLSTGADIHTTREWILRNSPVPVGTVPMYQALEKVKGDPTQMTWEIYRDTVIEQCEQGVDYMTVHAGVLLRHIPLTVKRVTGIVSRGGSIMAAWCLAHHRESFLYTNFEELCTILARYDVTFSLGDGLRPGSIADANDAAQFAELATLGELTKIAKAAGVQVMIEGPGHVPMHKIVENVRLEEELCEEAPFYTLGPLATDIAPGYDHITSAIGAAIIAQAGTAMLCYVTPKEHLGLPNRKDVKDGVIAYKIAAHAADLAKGHPRAQERDDALSRARFDFRWHDQFALSLDPDTAREFHDETLPAEPAKTAHFCSMCGPKFCSMRITQDIRDAMAAKSEEFAAHGNRVYIPLENSVP; translated from the coding sequence ATGACCGATCTCTTTGTCGATCCCACCGTCACCACCGGCCCGATCGCCGGTAGCACGAAGATCTATCGCGACGGCGTGCCGTTTCGCCGGGTGAACCTGACGAACGACGAACACCTGGACCTCTATGACACCTCAGGTCCCTACACCGATGCAGACGCGGTGATCGACCTGCACGCCGGCTTGCCCGCCCGGCCCGGGATCGTCACCGACCGCGGCACCCAGCTACAGCGGGCCCGGGCGGGTGAGATCACCGCCGAGATGGCGTTCATCGCCGCGCGCGAGGGCGTCGACGCCGAACTCGTGCGCGACGAGGTGGCGCGCGGGCGAGCGGTGATCCCCGCCAACCACCGCCACCCGGAGAGCGAGCCGATGATCATCGGCAAGGCCTTCGCCGTGAAAGTCAATGCCAATATCGGCAATTCGGCAGTCACCTCGTCGATCGCCGAGGAGGTCGACAAGATGGTGTGGGCCACCCGGTGGGGCGCCGACACCATCATGGACCTGTCCACCGGCGCCGACATCCACACCACGCGGGAGTGGATCCTGCGCAACTCCCCGGTCCCCGTCGGCACCGTCCCGATGTACCAGGCGCTGGAGAAGGTCAAGGGTGACCCCACGCAGATGACGTGGGAGATCTACCGCGACACCGTGATCGAACAGTGCGAGCAGGGCGTGGACTACATGACCGTGCACGCCGGTGTGCTGTTGCGCCACATCCCGCTGACGGTCAAACGCGTCACCGGAATCGTCAGTCGCGGCGGCTCGATCATGGCCGCCTGGTGCCTGGCGCATCACCGAGAGTCGTTCCTGTACACCAACTTCGAAGAGCTGTGCACGATCCTCGCGCGTTACGACGTCACGTTCTCGCTGGGCGACGGCTTGCGTCCGGGTTCGATCGCCGACGCCAACGATGCGGCCCAGTTCGCCGAACTGGCCACCTTGGGCGAACTGACGAAGATCGCGAAAGCCGCTGGGGTGCAGGTGATGATCGAGGGTCCCGGCCATGTGCCGATGCACAAGATCGTCGAGAACGTGCGCCTCGAAGAGGAGCTGTGCGAGGAGGCTCCGTTCTACACACTCGGGCCGCTGGCCACCGACATCGCGCCGGGCTATGACCACATCACGTCGGCGATCGGGGCGGCCATCATCGCTCAGGCCGGCACGGCGATGCTGTGCTACGTCACGCCGAAGGAGCACCTGGGCCTGCCCAACCGCAAGGACGTCAAGGACGGTGTGATCGCCTACAAGATCGCCGCCCATGCCGCCGATCTGGCCAAGGGTCACCCGCGTGCGCAGGAACGCGACGACGCGCTGTCGCGGGCCCGGTTCGACTTCCGCTGGCACGACCAGTTCGCACTGTCGCTGGATCCCGACACCGCGCGGGAGTTCCACGACGAGACGCTGCCCGCCGAACCGGCCAAGACCGCGCACTTCTGCTCGATGTGCGGGCCGAAGTTCTGCTCCATGCGCATCACGCAGGACATTCGCGACGCCATGGCCGCCAAATCCGAGGAGTTCGCCGCACACGGCAACCGGGTGTACATCCCTCTGGAAAACTCAGTGCCGTGA
- the thiD gene encoding bifunctional hydroxymethylpyrimidine kinase/phosphomethylpyrimidine kinase encodes MNLLPLTPPGQTPLRVLTIAGSDSGGGAGIQADMRTFALLGLHSLVAVTAVTVQNSLGVKGFHEIPTDVIAGQMSAVVSDIGVQAAKTGMLASSQIIETVAGTWRDLGLAGTTPFVVDPVCASMHGDPLLHPSALETLRSQLFPLASLVTPNLDEVRLLVGIDVVDEQTQRDAAKALHALGPQWALVKGGHLRGSTHSPDLLYDGTDFHEFDAPRVDTGHDHGAGDTLGAATACALAHGYSMPEAVAFGKAWVTQCLRAAYPLGSGHGPVSALWRLQP; translated from the coding sequence GTGAACTTGCTCCCCCTGACCCCGCCGGGCCAGACCCCGCTGCGGGTCCTGACCATCGCCGGCTCCGACTCCGGTGGCGGTGCGGGCATCCAGGCCGACATGCGCACCTTCGCGCTGCTCGGGTTGCACTCGCTGGTCGCCGTCACCGCCGTCACTGTGCAGAACTCATTGGGTGTCAAGGGTTTCCACGAGATTCCGACTGATGTGATCGCCGGTCAGATGTCGGCAGTGGTCAGTGACATCGGCGTGCAGGCCGCCAAGACCGGCATGCTGGCGTCCTCGCAGATCATCGAGACGGTGGCCGGCACATGGCGCGACCTCGGCCTGGCCGGTACGACGCCGTTCGTCGTGGACCCCGTCTGCGCCTCGATGCACGGCGATCCGCTGCTGCACCCCTCGGCGCTGGAGACCCTGCGCAGCCAGCTTTTCCCGCTGGCCAGCCTGGTCACCCCCAACCTCGACGAGGTGCGACTGCTGGTCGGCATCGACGTCGTGGACGAGCAGACCCAGCGCGATGCCGCCAAGGCGCTACACGCATTGGGCCCGCAGTGGGCGCTGGTGAAGGGCGGCCATCTGCGGGGTTCGACGCACAGTCCGGATCTGCTGTACGACGGCACCGACTTCCACGAGTTCGACGCACCGCGGGTGGACACCGGACACGACCACGGCGCCGGGGACACGTTGGGAGCGGCGACGGCGTGCGCTCTGGCCCACGGATATTCGATGCCGGAGGCAGTGGCGTTCGGCAAGGCCTGGGTGACGCAGTGCCTGCGCGCGGCCTATCCGCTCGGCAGCGGCCACGGCCCGGTATCGGCGCTGTGGCGACTGCAGCCATGA
- a CDS encoding NADP-dependent oxidoreductase: MPALTNRQILLRRRPSGLVQSTDTELVTTHAPDPAEGEALLRTTYVGLDAAVRTWLDDQPSYLPPVQLGEVIRAAGIGEVVETRCDAFTVGQIVTTLTGFQDYAIIRDDMFSTPIPGETDQLAIMSVYGPTGATAYFGMTDIGRPQEGETVVVSAAAGATGSVAGQIAKIAGARVVGIAGGPDKCRAVVEDFGFDACIDYKNDDIPAALKAHCPKGVNVYFDNVGGPILNAVLGRLAPKARVVLCGVISSYLTGEHPGPANYVNLLAKTASMQGFNALDMWGRFDEAFADLRRWESEGKLVHRETIFDGLDSCVDALNGLFTGANIGKMLVKVSEPSTA, from the coding sequence GTGCCCGCGCTGACGAACCGCCAGATCCTCCTTCGCCGTCGCCCCTCGGGCCTGGTGCAATCCACCGACACCGAGCTGGTCACCACGCACGCACCCGATCCCGCCGAGGGTGAGGCGCTGCTGCGCACCACCTATGTGGGACTGGACGCCGCCGTCCGGACCTGGCTCGACGACCAGCCGAGCTACCTGCCGCCGGTGCAGCTCGGCGAGGTCATCCGCGCCGCCGGGATCGGTGAGGTCGTCGAAACCCGGTGTGACGCGTTCACCGTCGGCCAGATCGTCACCACCCTCACCGGCTTTCAGGACTACGCGATCATCCGCGACGACATGTTCAGCACGCCCATCCCCGGCGAGACCGACCAGTTGGCCATCATGAGCGTGTACGGGCCGACCGGCGCCACAGCCTATTTCGGCATGACCGACATCGGCCGCCCGCAGGAGGGGGAGACGGTGGTGGTGTCGGCGGCGGCCGGTGCCACCGGATCGGTGGCCGGACAGATCGCGAAGATCGCCGGTGCCCGGGTCGTCGGCATCGCCGGCGGGCCGGACAAATGCCGTGCGGTGGTCGAGGACTTCGGCTTCGACGCCTGTATCGACTACAAGAACGACGACATCCCCGCCGCCCTGAAGGCGCACTGCCCCAAGGGCGTCAACGTGTACTTCGACAATGTCGGCGGCCCGATCCTCAACGCCGTGCTGGGCCGGCTGGCTCCCAAGGCCCGGGTGGTCCTGTGCGGTGTCATCTCCAGCTACCTCACCGGCGAGCATCCCGGGCCCGCCAATTACGTCAACCTGCTGGCCAAGACCGCCTCGATGCAGGGTTTCAACGCCTTGGACATGTGGGGCCGCTTCGATGAGGCGTTCGCCGATCTGCGCCGCTGGGAATCCGAAGGCAAGCTGGTGCACCGCGAGACCATCTTCGACGGGCTGGACTCCTGCGTCGACGCGCTCAACGGGCTGTTCACCGGCGCCAACATCGGCAAGATGCTGGTGAAAGTCAGCGAACCGTCAACGGCCTGA
- a CDS encoding MFS transporter: protein MDHDHPHYKWVVLSNTTLGILLASINASIVLISLPAIFRGIGLNPLAPGNVSYLLWMLMGYLVVTAVLVVPFGRLGDMFGRVRIYNIGFVVFTLAAIALSFDPFHLDGGAIWLIAWRVVQGVGGAMLMSSSSAILTDAFPANQRGMALGVNMVAAVAGSFLGLLIGGVLSEIHWQAIFWVGVPIGILGTIWSVRSLKELGVRNPGRVDWAGTVTFGVGLTVLLIGITYGIQPYGDSTTGWTNPMVLGSIIGGLLLLVAFCLIELRVAQPMVDIRLFRSAAFGMGNLAGLMSSVGRGGLQFMLIIWLQGIWLPLHGYSFESTPLWAGIYLLPATFGFLAAAPIAGSLADRFGARPFTVGGMVLMAVTFVALLMIPVNFNYWVFAVLVFLNGLGGGIFTAPNTAAIMSSVPASQRGAASGVRATFFNAGSSLSIGIFFSLMIVGLANTLPGAMSQGLQAQGISASVAHDVANLPPVGSLFAAFLGYNPIAELLAPSGALNQPGVNTEVLTGQTFFPNLITEPFHSGLVVVFGAAALMMVIGAVASLFNPGRYGGDPVTGPQESATTTE, encoded by the coding sequence ATGGACCACGACCACCCGCACTACAAGTGGGTGGTCCTGTCCAACACCACGCTCGGCATCCTGCTGGCCTCGATCAACGCCTCGATCGTGCTGATCTCCCTGCCCGCGATCTTCCGCGGTATCGGCCTGAACCCGCTGGCTCCCGGCAACGTCAGCTATCTGCTGTGGATGCTGATGGGCTACCTCGTGGTGACCGCCGTGCTGGTGGTGCCGTTCGGCCGGCTCGGCGACATGTTCGGCCGGGTTCGGATCTACAACATCGGCTTCGTGGTGTTCACCCTGGCCGCCATCGCGCTGTCGTTCGACCCGTTCCACCTCGACGGCGGCGCGATCTGGCTGATCGCCTGGCGGGTGGTCCAGGGCGTCGGCGGCGCGATGCTGATGTCGTCGTCGTCGGCCATCCTCACCGACGCCTTCCCCGCCAACCAGCGGGGGATGGCGCTCGGCGTCAACATGGTCGCCGCGGTAGCCGGCTCCTTCCTGGGCCTGCTCATCGGCGGTGTGCTCTCCGAGATCCACTGGCAGGCAATCTTCTGGGTGGGGGTGCCGATCGGGATCCTCGGCACCATCTGGAGCGTGCGCTCCCTGAAGGAACTGGGCGTCCGCAACCCGGGCCGGGTCGATTGGGCCGGCACCGTCACGTTCGGTGTCGGGCTGACCGTGCTACTCATCGGGATCACCTACGGCATTCAGCCGTATGGCGATTCGACCACCGGCTGGACAAACCCGATGGTGCTGGGCTCGATCATCGGCGGCCTGTTGCTGCTGGTGGCCTTCTGTTTGATCGAGCTGCGGGTGGCGCAGCCGATGGTCGACATCCGGTTGTTCCGATCGGCTGCCTTCGGGATGGGCAATCTCGCCGGACTGATGTCGTCGGTGGGTCGTGGCGGCTTGCAGTTCATGTTGATCATCTGGCTGCAAGGAATCTGGCTTCCTCTGCACGGCTATAGCTTTGAGTCCACGCCGCTGTGGGCGGGCATCTACCTGCTGCCCGCGACGTTCGGCTTCCTCGCCGCCGCACCGATCGCCGGGTCGCTCGCAGACCGATTCGGCGCACGGCCGTTCACGGTGGGCGGCATGGTGCTGATGGCCGTGACATTCGTTGCGCTGCTGATGATCCCGGTGAACTTCAACTACTGGGTCTTCGCGGTGCTGGTGTTCCTCAACGGCCTCGGCGGTGGCATCTTCACCGCCCCCAACACGGCGGCGATCATGTCCAGCGTCCCGGCGTCTCAGCGCGGGGCCGCTTCGGGCGTGCGCGCGACGTTCTTCAACGCCGGCTCCTCGCTGTCCATCGGAATCTTCTTCTCGCTGATGATCGTCGGACTGGCCAACACCCTGCCCGGCGCGATGAGCCAAGGCCTTCAGGCTCAAGGCATTTCGGCCTCGGTCGCCCACGACGTGGCCAACCTGCCGCCGGTCGGCAGCTTGTTCGCGGCGTTCCTCGGCTACAACCCGATCGCCGAGCTCCTGGCGCCCTCCGGTGCGCTGAACCAGCCCGGGGTCAACACCGAAGTGCTGACCGGGCAGACGTTCTTCCCGAACCTGATCACCGAGCCGTTCCATTCCGGGCTGGTGGTGGTGTTCGGTGCCGCCGCGCTGATGATGGTGATCGGCGCGGTCGCGTCGCTGTTCAACCCCGGCCGCTACGGTGGCGATCCGGTTACCGGGCCCCAGGAGTCCGCGACGACGACCGAGTAG
- a CDS encoding APC family permease yields MSTLQRRLGTTDAVIIGLGSMVGAGIFVALAPAAAAAGSWLLVGLAVAAVVAYCNATSSARLAARYPQSGGTYVYGRERLGEFWGYLAGWSFVVGKTASCAAMALTVGFYVWPAYAHAVAVAAVVGLTAVNYRGVQKSAVLTRVIVAVVLAVLAAVVVIVAASGRGDVDQLRLGHGTVLGVLQAAGLLFFAFAGYARIATLGEEVRDPARTIPRAIPLALGLALVIYAAVAVTVLAALGPDRLATAAAPLADAVRTSGAAGFEPVVRVGAAVAALGSLLSLILGVSRTTLAMARDRHLPVALAAVHPRFGVPHRAEVAVGVVVAVLAAVTDVRGVIGFSSFAVLVYYAIANASAWTLGSRQPPGRFAPARRIIPAVGLIGCVVLSVALPLPAVLSGAGVLVLGAVIYAVRRLRYDRDSHDLDTGREPG; encoded by the coding sequence GTGAGCACGCTCCAGCGCCGATTGGGCACCACCGATGCCGTGATCATCGGACTCGGTTCGATGGTCGGCGCCGGCATCTTCGTCGCACTGGCGCCCGCCGCCGCGGCGGCGGGATCCTGGCTGCTGGTCGGGCTGGCGGTTGCGGCCGTCGTCGCCTACTGCAATGCCACCTCCTCGGCGCGGCTGGCGGCGCGCTACCCGCAATCGGGCGGCACCTACGTCTACGGCCGGGAACGGCTCGGCGAGTTCTGGGGCTACCTGGCCGGCTGGAGCTTCGTGGTCGGCAAGACCGCGTCGTGTGCGGCAATGGCACTGACCGTCGGCTTCTACGTATGGCCCGCCTACGCGCACGCCGTGGCCGTTGCCGCGGTGGTGGGCCTGACGGCGGTGAACTATCGCGGTGTCCAGAAATCGGCGGTGCTGACCCGCGTCATCGTCGCCGTCGTGTTGGCGGTGCTGGCCGCGGTCGTGGTGATCGTGGCAGCCTCGGGACGCGGGGACGTCGACCAGTTGCGGCTCGGCCACGGCACGGTCTTGGGTGTACTGCAGGCGGCCGGTCTGCTGTTCTTCGCGTTCGCCGGCTACGCGCGAATCGCCACGCTCGGTGAGGAAGTGCGCGATCCGGCCCGGACCATCCCGCGGGCCATCCCCTTGGCGCTCGGGCTCGCGCTCGTCATCTACGCGGCCGTTGCGGTCACAGTGCTCGCGGCTCTCGGCCCGGACCGATTGGCAACGGCCGCAGCACCATTGGCGGATGCGGTACGGACGTCCGGGGCGGCCGGCTTCGAGCCGGTGGTGCGGGTCGGTGCGGCGGTCGCGGCACTCGGCTCCCTTCTGTCGCTGATTCTCGGGGTATCGCGGACCACCCTTGCGATGGCGCGCGACCGCCACCTGCCCGTCGCGCTGGCGGCGGTGCATCCGCGCTTCGGTGTCCCGCACCGCGCCGAGGTGGCCGTCGGCGTGGTGGTCGCGGTGCTCGCCGCGGTGACCGATGTCCGTGGGGTGATCGGCTTTTCGTCGTTTGCGGTGCTGGTGTACTACGCGATCGCGAATGCGTCCGCCTGGACACTGGGGTCACGCCAGCCCCCGGGTCGCTTCGCTCCTGCCCGCCGCATCATTCCCGCGGTCGGGCTGATCGGCTGCGTGGTGCTGTCGGTCGCACTGCCGCTTCCGGCCGTACTCTCCGGGGCGGGGGTGCTCGTCCTTGGCGCCGTCATCTACGCGGTACGGCGGTTACGGTATGACCGTGATTCCCATGACCTGGACACCGGTCGAGAGCCGGGCTGA
- a CDS encoding alpha/beta family hydrolase: MTDLDEIAGVAHEPDGTPAGVVVLTHGAGGSRESPLLIRICDEWAARGWLAVRYNLPYRRRRPKGPPSGSAGGDRDGVVEALTLARSLATGPLLAGGHSYGGRQTSMVVAENPGLVDVLTPFSYPLHPPGKPDRLRTEHFGGITVPTVFTHGTADPFGTIDELREAAVLIPAPVEIVEITGARHDLGSKKLDVPALAVDAALSALP; encoded by the coding sequence ATGACCGACCTCGACGAGATCGCCGGCGTCGCACACGAACCGGACGGCACCCCGGCCGGAGTTGTGGTGCTGACCCACGGGGCCGGTGGCAGCCGGGAGTCGCCACTGCTGATCCGGATCTGCGACGAGTGGGCGGCCCGCGGCTGGCTCGCGGTGCGCTACAACCTGCCCTACCGGCGGCGCCGCCCGAAAGGTCCGCCGTCGGGATCGGCGGGTGGCGACCGGGACGGGGTCGTCGAAGCGCTCACGCTGGCCCGCTCCCTGGCCACGGGTCCGCTGCTCGCCGGCGGGCATTCCTACGGGGGCCGGCAGACGTCGATGGTCGTCGCCGAGAATCCCGGCCTCGTCGATGTGCTGACCCCGTTCTCCTACCCGCTGCATCCGCCCGGCAAGCCGGACCGGTTACGCACTGAGCACTTCGGCGGCATCACGGTGCCGACGGTGTTCACCCATGGCACCGCCGATCCGTTCGGCACCATCGACGAACTCCGCGAGGCGGCCGTGCTCATCCCCGCGCCGGTGGAGATCGTCGAGATCACCGGCGCCCGCCACGACCTCGGCTCCAAGAAGCTCGACGTGCCGGCCCTCGCCGTCGACGCCGCGCTGTCGGCGTTGCCCTGA
- a CDS encoding NAD(P)/FAD-dependent oxidoreductase, whose product MATQYDAIIVGAGFGGIGAAIELKRLGFDNFVILDREDDLGGTWYVNHYPGLTVDVPTTTYSYFFEPNPNWNRLFSTGAEIKQYADNVADKYDVRRHIRFNTTVESARWDEEDKLWRVTVADGDTLAARYLITATGFLSQPRTPEIPGIDSFEGTIVHTAAWDDSYDATNRKIGIIGTGATAVQLIPELARDAADLTVYQRTAIYVVPKLDVKFSARAKRLFARVPLSQRAIRAVTDFAYEVLVDWGVLHYNRFPLGNRIAAYLSQLWRFAVIRDKELRRQLTPDYDFGCKRPTFSNKFYRAFTRPNVRLQSSGIDHIEADGIVANDGTKSVIDTLVLATGFDLWEANFPAIEVIGRDGRNLGKWWRETRFQAYQGVSVPYFPNFLSLASPYAFLGLNFFNSMEYQMRHMDRLFGELKQRGATTFEITEEANARYLDEMTELLGTSLFTLGNCASARSYYFNPSGEATLLRPMTTHEALREASTYPLSDYHIS is encoded by the coding sequence ATGGCAACGCAGTACGACGCGATCATCGTCGGCGCCGGCTTCGGCGGAATCGGGGCGGCGATCGAGCTCAAGCGCCTCGGATTCGACAACTTCGTCATTCTCGATCGCGAGGACGATCTGGGTGGCACCTGGTATGTCAACCACTACCCGGGGTTGACCGTTGACGTCCCGACCACCACGTATTCGTATTTCTTCGAGCCCAACCCGAACTGGAACCGGCTGTTCTCGACCGGGGCCGAGATCAAGCAGTACGCCGACAACGTCGCCGACAAGTACGACGTGCGCCGCCACATCCGGTTCAACACGACCGTCGAGAGCGCCCGCTGGGACGAGGAGGACAAGCTGTGGCGGGTCACGGTCGCCGACGGTGACACCCTGGCGGCGCGGTACCTGATCACCGCGACGGGCTTCCTGTCCCAACCGCGCACACCGGAGATTCCGGGCATCGACAGCTTCGAGGGCACGATCGTCCACACCGCCGCCTGGGACGACAGCTACGACGCAACCAACCGCAAGATCGGCATCATCGGCACCGGCGCCACCGCGGTCCAGCTCATCCCCGAATTGGCCCGCGACGCCGCGGATCTCACCGTGTATCAGCGCACAGCGATCTACGTCGTGCCCAAACTCGACGTCAAATTCTCGGCCAGGGCGAAGCGGCTGTTCGCTCGCGTACCGCTGTCCCAGCGCGCGATCCGCGCCGTCACCGACTTCGCCTACGAGGTGCTGGTCGACTGGGGCGTCCTGCACTACAACCGCTTCCCGCTGGGGAATCGCATCGCGGCCTACCTCTCCCAGCTGTGGCGGTTCGCCGTCATCCGGGACAAGGAATTGCGCCGCCAGCTCACCCCGGACTACGACTTCGGCTGCAAACGGCCGACGTTCTCCAACAAGTTCTATCGGGCCTTCACCCGACCGAACGTGCGCCTGCAGTCCAGCGGCATCGACCACATCGAGGCCGACGGTATCGTCGCCAACGACGGCACCAAGTCCGTCATCGACACCCTGGTGCTGGCAACAGGTTTCGATCTCTGGGAAGCGAACTTCCCGGCCATCGAGGTGATCGGTCGCGACGGCCGCAACCTCGGTAAGTGGTGGCGCGAGACCCGATTCCAGGCCTATCAAGGTGTGTCGGTTCCGTACTTCCCCAACTTCCTGAGCCTGGCCAGTCCGTATGCGTTCCTCGGCTTGAACTTTTTCAATTCGATGGAGTATCAGATGCGGCACATGGACCGGCTCTTCGGCGAACTGAAGCAACGCGGGGCAACCACGTTCGAGATCACCGAAGAAGCCAACGCCCGCTATCTGGACGAGATGACCGAGCTGCTGGGCACCTCTTTGTTCACCCTCGGCAACTGCGCGTCGGCGCGGTCGTACTATTTCAATCCCAGTGGTGAGGCGACGCTGTTGCGGCCGATGACTACGCATGAGGCATTACGCGAGGCGTCGACGTACCCGCTCTCCGACTACCACATCAGTTGA